From the genome of Reinekea thalattae:
TGAAAAAGAGCCCTGCCGGTGCTTGGCAATGGGAGCCGGTTGATATCGCCGAAGAAGACAAACCAGTCGATGTTGAAGATGACAGCATTCGTCATAACCCAATGATGACCGACGCTGACATGGCGTTAAAAGTAGACCCGGAATATCGCAAAATTTCTGAGAAATTCATGCAAGACCCGGCCTATTTTGACGAAGTGTTTGCTCGCGCTTGGTTTAAATTGACGCACCGCGACATGGGCCCGAAAGCCCGCTATATCGGCCCTGAAGTGCCAGCAGAAGATCTAATCTGGCAAGACCCAATTCCTGCGGGTAAAGCAGATTACGACGTCGATGCGGTCAAAGCCAAAATTGCAGCAGCAGGCTTGAGCATTGCTGAACTGGTTGCTACCGCTTGGGACAGCGCACGAACCTTCCGTGGCTCCGATGTGCGCGGTGGTGCCAATGGTGCTCGCATTCGCTTAGCGCCACAAAAAGATTGGCAAGGAAATGAACCAGAGCGTCTTGCAAAAGTGCTTGCCGTTTATGAAAGCATCGCCAACGAAACAGGCGTTAGCATTGCCGACATTATCGTTCTAGGTGGCAACCTTGGTGTTGAGCAAGCAGCAAAAGCAGCAGGCAAAGCAGTTAAGGTTCCGTTTGCACCTGGCCGTGGCGATGCCAGCCCTGAACAGACCGACATTGAGTCGTTTGAAGTGCTCGAACCGCTACATGACGGTTATCGTAATTTCTTAAAAGCAGATTACGCCGTTAAACCAGAAGAGATGCTGCTCGACCGAACTCAATTGATGGGTTTAACCGCTGTTGAAATGACGGTATTAGTCGGTGGCATGCGCGTACTGGGCACCAACTACGGCGGCACAAAGCATGGTGTATTTACCGACAGAGAAGGCAGCCTAACCAACGACTTCTTTATTAACTTGGTCGACATGAATTACAACTGGGTACCAACAGGTAAAAATTCTTACCAAATCCAGCACCGTAAAACTGGCGAAACCAAGTGGACGGCAACGCGTGCCGACTTAGTATTTGGATCGAATTCGATCTTACGTGCCTATGCTGAGCTATACGCACAAAGCGACAGTCTCGATAAATTTATCAACGACTTCGTAGCAGCGTGGGTAAAAGTCATGAACGCAGATCGCTTTGATTTAACGGCTTAAAAGCTGTTAACTGCCTAAAAACTAACGCTAACGTTCGATGAACCCTCATCAAGCGCAGGCAACAAAAAAGAGCACTGGAGAAATCCGTGCTCTTTTTTCGTTTAAAGCCAGCTCATCGCCTCATCGATAACCGTCTGCATTCGTCTGGCCAATGAACGATGCCGATGCACACACAAATAAAGCGTTTCATTCACTGGCGTTGGCAACGGCTGAACACGGATTTTTTCAACCTCGGCAAAGGCTTCGACGGCATGCTCTGGCAGCACCGTAAAGCCCAACCCCATACTGACTGGCTCCAGAATCATACCAATCTGATTCGAGAAGCCTTTATGCTCAAGCCATTTAATATGTTGAAACTCAGGATAATTAGCACTCAACAATAGGTTGGCGTGATGACTGCCATCGGGGTGATCGATAAAGCCTAGCGCCTGCAACGTTGCCCAGTCAGGCTGTTCAATATGAGCTGGCGTGACCAACTGCAACGCCTCGGTCGCCACCTCAGTACAGGCGATATCAGCCAGGGTTGAGCGAGCCGTCATAAAGCCGACATCGAGTGTCGAAGCCTGCATTGCCTTTTCGACCTCAGCATTAGGTGCAAAGCGATAATCAATCACCAAGCCAGGATAGCGCTGTTGCAACTGTAATAATTTAGGGTACAGCTTCAGGCCGACACTGCCTGGCGACATCACCCGTACTCGTCCTTCGTAGGCAGAGTCTTCAGCAACCTGTTGTAAATCTACCAAGGATTGCAATACCGACTGAGACTCACGATAGAGCCGCTCACCAGCATCAGACAAATGAAAACGCTTCGCCTCACGAACTAGAAGTTCGGCTCCTAACTGCTGCTCTAGCTTACGCACATGCTGGCTGACGCCAGATTGGGTCATATGTAGGCGCTCGGCCGTACGAGTAAAGTGGCCCAATTCAACCAGCGTACAAAATGTCTTCAACCACACCACATTAATCATTACAAAAAATACTCAAAACCATAATAAATGATAATTTTACGTAATCAGAAAGCAAAAGTAACCTGTTCATGTCAGTTAACCCGATGGAGAACCACAATGAACACGACATACCCAAGAAGCATTTCGCACATTGGTATCTCAGTCCCCGACTTAGAAGCCGCAGTTAAGTTTTACACCGAAGTGATGGGTTGGTACCTAATTATGGAACCAACCGATATTGAAGAAGACGATAGCGCCATTGGTGAAATGTGCAGCGACGTATTTGGCTCAGGCTGGGGCGGATTCCGTATTGCCCACCTATCAACAGGCGATCGAATTGGTGTGGAAATATTCCAATTTAAAAATCAGACAAACCCAGAAGATAATTTTGAATATTGGAAAACCGGCGTCTTCCACTATTGCGTACAAGACCCTAACTTAGAAGAGCTGGCAGAACGTATCGTTGCCGCTGGCGGTAAAAAGCGAATGGAGAAACCTCGCTATTATTACCCAGGAGAAAAACCTTACCGAATGATCTATATGGAAGACCCGTTTGGCAATATCTTAGAGATATATAGCCACAGTTACGAGCTCACCTACAGCGACGGTGCTTATTAATTATTTGTAACCTTTTGGTTAATAAGCCTTTTGGTTAATTAAGAGCCGTGGTTAATAAGAGTCTTGTTAGCGTTAAGTAAGTATCGCCCATTACCTTTATTAGATAACACAGGGCGTAGCATATTGAATCAGCAAGGAATGGAATAATTCAAGGATGAAGCCATTCAAGTATTGTTAAGCTAAAAAATAAAAATAACAAAATGGCTAATCGAAAGCAAAGGATTAACATTCAATAGTATTTAGCCGCTGGACTGAACATCGACGACCCTTACGTCAGTGTCGATAAAAAATACTCTGAACGATTACGGCCTAATTTTTTTCCCAAATACAACGCCTGATCGGCATAAGATAAAATTGCCTCTACCGAAACATCCTCATCTTCTTTAGAAGAGTAGTAACCAATGGTCGCTGTTAATTTTATTTCAATACCATTCACTGCCAACGGTGTCGACTCAATGGTCTTAAGTATTTTATCGGCAATATGTTGTGCTGCGACACGCCCCACATTAGGCAATACAATTAAAAATTCTTCGCCACCATAACGACCAAGGCCATCGGTTTCACTGCGTGAGTGAGACTGTAATATATCGGCAATATGTATCAACGCTTTATCACCAATGAGATGACCATATTGATCGTTTATTTTTTTAAAAAAATCAACATCTAACATCATCACCGTCAATGGCTTTTGCTTGTCCCTAGCTCTTAAACAGGCGTGTGTCAGATAGGCTAAAATACTTCGCCGATTAGGTAGCTCAGTTAATTCATCCATATTGGCTTGCTTATACAGCGAACTGTTTAGAGTTTGATTTAATCTTGAAAACTCTGCGGCAAAACCAGTAGAAATAATACAGGCAACAATGAGCCAGAAAGCACGAGCTCGACTATGGTTTTCATCTGCAATAACAGGGGAGTAATTCGGTAGATAATCATCGATCCGTAAAACCACCAACACAAACAAAAATATAAATATCATCAATGAAACGGCTACTCGAGTATTAGAGAGCAGGCCAACCATCAACGGGATAATAGGTAAAATAAAAATAAAAGGGCTGTTGACGCCACCTGAAAGAAGCAACAGAGGGAATAGTTCAGCAAAACCAAAACCAATAACCCAATACTTAGAGGCACTACTCTTTTTTGTTTTATCAATAATAAAATACAAAATTATTGATAACACAGAATATAAAATACCAAGCCAAGTAAAAATAATATGCTGATCAACAATGATAGGGCGAACTGCGGTGATAAACATGGTGCCCGACATAATTGCAAACGCAGATTTTTCAACTAGCACATGCTGACTTTGATCTCCGGTCATGCGTTATTACTCTCGATTATTATTCACTCTTGATTAAAAGTTGAATACTCTTCTTAACAGAGACGATAAGGGGTGCAAGGCTCAACAGCCATCACCTAATAGTACGGCAAACTATTATTTATATCGGTCAAGGAGAGATCTCAGGTTTACGCTTTTTCAACCATCAGTGAGTACGACGCTAACCCATTTTGAACATAGAGGGATTCGGTTAGCACTCGATATAGACGTGTAAAAAATAAACGTTCATATCCTCATAAACAGGAAAAAAATGCAATGATATATTTTAAAAGCCACTTATTTTACGAGGCCAAAACCTTTCGTGTCTCTTGGTGGTAAGTTGATGATAAGAAGGTGCCATCTAGGTAAAACCATCTAAATAAAATGGACAGCCTTACGCTTCGAACTTAACCACTTTTCCTTACTAAGCTTTTGCTACTTTATGTTGCTACTTGTTCGCGCCTTCACATCTCATCGATTCAATTGAGTCGTCCATGCCGCCTCAACAATCAGACTAAACGCCGCAATAAATCTGTCACATAACGACTATTAACATTTAATTAAATAGTCCATGCAGCTCGTAAAAAAAGACTCAACCGATGCTAAACGAGACAGATGAATCCAAGCTTAATCTTCGCCCTGCCACTTCAAACAGTGGTGACAAATAATCGACAGTGCCAGCTGGAATAAAAACTCATACATTTAACGCCCGCGCTATTTAGAAACACTGACATTTAGAGCAGATATCCAAAGCCAATAAATTATAGACGCATAAATGCAAAACGTGAGCTAAATCACTCATTTAAATGAGTTTATTGCCAAAAAAAACTTTAACCACGTAACACTAGCACCGCTAAAAAAATATAAATCGACCGACCCCGACGCGATGATCAAAAAACAAACAGTTTTTTAACCGTTTTTTGTGATACCTACTCACTATTTGAGTAACTTTGTAACGTCACGAACAAGAAGTGTGATCTAGTTCTCTTTTATTGTCGGTATTTAACGGCACCTTAGAGTAACTATTCGAACAACGCACGGTTAAAAGCAAAACTATTGAACGCCGTTCAATTAGGCTTTAAGCTGTTCGCATAGCGGGTTAAACCCTATATTAAAACGGCGTTAAATTTTTACTTTAAATCGTCATATTTTGACTGCTATATTGATCGCTCAGGAACCCACCGGTAACTGAGATACAAACCTACTTCAACAACGAATGTTAAGGATTTTGGTATGCGTATTTCAAAGCACATTATGGGGCTAGCAGCTACAGCACTTGTAGCAACTGGCTGTGGGTCGATGTCTAAAGTCGACTATTCAGAAATGAACCCTGCCGACAAGTTTGATCTATCAAACTGGAAAATCACTATCCCTATGGACGGAGATGGCAACGGCAAGATCGATGAAATCAAAGTAGCCGATATTCAAACCTACTCTCACCCTGATTTCTTTTACCTAACTAAGAAAGGCGAGATGGTTTTTGCTGCACCAAACAAGGCTATCACAACTGCCAACTCTTCAAACACCCGCAGTGAGTTACGCCAAATGCTTCGTGGCACCAACACTAGCTTTGGTACTAAATCACCAGAAAACAACTTCACTTTGCCAGAAAACCCTAAAGGCGTTCTTTTTGGTGGCAAGATGAATGCAACACTAGCTGTACATCACGTTGCTGAAAATGCCGGCCACCCAGAGAAGCCACCTGCATTCTCTGTTGTTGTTGGTCAAATTCACGCAATGAAAGACGACAAGCAAATCGCTGAAGGCAATGGTTTCGGTTACGGTAACGAGCCTCTTAAGATTTACTACAAAAAATTCCCTGGTCACAAATACGGTTCTGTTTTCTGGAACTACGAGCGTAACCTAGAGAAGAACGATCCAAACCGTACTGACATCGCATTCCCTGTTTGGGGTAATACTTGGGAAAACCCAGAAGACCCTGGCAAAGCAGGTATCGCTTTGGGTGACGAGTTCAGCTACGAAGTTAACGTATATGGTTCTATGATGTATCTTACTTTCTCTGCACCTAAGAAAGAGACTGTTAAGTACGCAATTGACCTAGCTAACAACGTTGACCCATATGGCGAAGTTGATGAACTAGACAATCCACGCGGCTATGCAGAAGACTTCATGTACTACAAAGCTGGCGCTTACAACCAGTGCAGCACCAAAGATGCTGAAGGCATCTGGTATGCAGCTTGCCCAGGAACTGGCGATTGGGAAACCGATAAAGCAAACGGTGACTACGTTGATGTTCGCTTCTCTGAGCTTACTTTGACTGAAGCTACTGCACCTTAATAACGCTTAAGGCTACTCTGCGGTATTGCAGCAGATAATAATAAAGCGAGCATAGGATTACCTCTGCTCGCTTTTTTGTGTGCCAAAGGTCATCTTTACCGACCTCTATTTGCCTGCCTCTGTAACTTGCTCAATAATAGCGCTCAGTTACAGACACGGGCTTACATTATGCACTTCAACTTTCGTTCTATCGCGCTATGCATCAGCATTGCACTGTTGCTCCCTTCACTTAGTACCGCCAAATTGCCAGATGGCGTTAATATAGAGTCCGAAAGCATTTTCATAACGGACGCGCAAATCGACTTTCTTTACGACCTAACCGTTAATATTGAAGCGCCACAAACGGAAGAGGACGAAGAGCCCGAACTGAAAGAACGTTTATTGCATCAAGAAATCTTCGATAATGTTTATCAAGTCATCGATAATGCAGAGCAATTCCTAGTCCTCGACATGTTTTTGTTTATGCACGACCCTAAGGGTAACGAGGAATTACTGCCATTAGCGGAAACATTAAAAAACAACCTGGTTGCCAAGCGCCAGGCCATGCCTACACTTCCGATCTACTTCATAACCGACGAGTTCAATACCTTTTACCGCTCTTACAACAACCCTTTACTGGTTGAATTGGAACAGGCTGGCGTTGAGATCATCTATACCGACATGACCGAAACTCCGTACCCCAATCGAACGGTTAGCTGGGTAACAAACATCACCGTAAAACCCTTTGGCTTACCTGACTACGATGGTGGCTGGCTACCAGGGCCGGTCAGTGAAGAAAAGGTTGCTATGCGCTCAATGATTCGTCTTCTTGACTTTAAAGCCAACCACCGAAAACTGATCATCTCTGAACAAGAAGCCATGATCATGTCGGCCAACCCGCACACGGCCAGCAGCCTACATTCAAATGTCGGCATACGTGTACAATCGACTGAATTAGTTCAAGCGATGCTGCAATCAGAACAAGCGATTGCCGAGTTTTCTGACGGCCAGATTCCAATCGAATTTACACCGACAACAAGTACTGGCGACATTGAAATTAAATACGTCACTGAAAACCAAATTGAACAATCGGTTCTTACCACCATTGAACAAGCTAAGAAAGGCGACCGAATCGATATCGGTATGTTTTATTTCTCCCGCCGTAGCATTATTAAGCAACTCAAAAAAGCAGCAGAGCGCGGCGTGATTATTGAGCTGGTGTTAGACGCCAATAAAGATGCTTTTGGTCGTGAAAAAAGCGGCATTCCTAATCGACAAACCGCCTATGAGTTAGAAAAAAAAGGCATAGCTATTCATTGGTATAATACTCACGGTGAGCAGTTTCACAGCAAAATATTCATGTACCAATCAAACCACAACAGCGTTGTAATTTTAGGTTCAGGTAACTACACCAAGCGCAACTTAGGTAACTATAATCTAGAAGCAAACCTCTATGTTGATTCACCAAACACTAGCCAGTTTACGCAAGAGGTGGCGCAATACTTTAATGAAATCAAATTACATTCGTTACCATTTGAAGCTTACCGAAGCTGGTCGCCAATTAAACGAGGTATCTATCGTTTCCAAGAGTGGAGTGGCTTGAGTACCTTCTAATTTTTAGGCAACGATCCATTAGGTGGCTTGCTAAAGGACTTAAAACGTTCGTTCCCAACAATCAAAAGCCAGCATAAATTGCTGGCTTGTTTAAAAAAACTCAACCTATATTAGGGCTGGTTACGTTTATATCGCTACTAATATTTAGCAATCGTCGGTTTCTAAACCAATCACAGGCTCACGACCATCTTGGTGATTCACATAGTAAACACCGCACTCATCGTTCCAACTGAAACCATATGGATAAACCTTAACGATACGACCCTCGGTAGATCGAACACCACTGGGGGTGATTTTTTGATAACCACGACCACACCATTCTAATTCACAAACTTTCGCAGCGGTTAGAAACACAACACTATCTTGGTTGATCAAGTAGCGCATGCTATACATCCAATGACCAATGGGGTAACCACTATGGATCGTGATCGCCGCGCCATTAATCTCAATGCTGTCTTGGCCTGTTGTCTTGCCATTAACAACGGCTTGCTTACGTACAAGCTCTGCCGCTGTTTTAACCGTTCCTTCCATGCCTTTCAGCAGGGCTATTCGAGTATCTCGTTTCATTGAATTAACAAATCTAGGGACGGCTAACGCCACTATGATTGATAAAATAACAATAACGAGCACCAACTCTGTTAGCGTGAATCCTTTATTTTTTTTAAACATCTATTCTCTACTGCGTATAATCATTTTATTGTTCAGCGACGTCACGGATTGATGATTTAACCAACGCTAGCTTGCAAACAATTTTATAATTATCCGCTCACTCACGACTGCTAAAAAACAGCATGATAAAAACCACGCTCAGCACCAAATTATGGCCCGATCTATTTCACTTCTGGTTTATGCAGGGACTAACGAGGCGAGGACCATGGACTTTTTATTTTTTTTGTCTTATTTAAAATGCCTAACTTGCTATAACTGACTTAATGCAGATCTAGTAACTAATCATTTTGAATCGACGCTAAATGATCAATTCACGGAGTTTGCCTGAACTCACTGCTAACAGGCTTTATATAGAGGAGCTTGTCGGTTATCAATTAATCAAGACATCAGTTTTTTATTTTGCAGGCCAGTTCTCTTTTATGCAGAGAACCCTGTCTATGGTTTAATTTTATTGAACATGATGTACGACTAAATCGATTAAAAAAAATTAAAAAGTAACAATTCATAAAGAAAAGCTAACGCGGTTTAGCTTTTCTTTTTTATTAGCTAATCACCTGAAATATATAATGCAAACCTAGCTGACAGTCTGATTCTAGGATGTGTGAAACTTTAACTTCTTCATTTATATTTAGACTTATACTTAGTAGTTAAATATTAATTCGCAACCAAAAAAAATCGGTATGCTCATTAAGCAGACCGATTTTAAAAGAGCGTTTTTCTATAACGCCTAATAGCATAAATTCATCAGCTAAATAAGTTGACTCAGCTAAACCACCACCAGTTCAATAAACCCGAACTCAACCACATAAACAACATATAACGCCATTGCAGTTTTAGAATCTGCTTTGGCTCGGCCTGATAACGACTAATCATTGCAAGACCAACACCTGAAAGCGGGCTCGATGCAGTAGCGATACCCCAAACAGATAAAAACAAAAACGCCAACTGGTTTGGGTTAGCGCCAAGTGGCAATAAAAATGGACTGACAATAGCAACCGTCACTACTGGATGCACACCAACCAAAGCAAACAGAATCATGCCCATACTCGTCGCCAAAAACAGTAGTGGCGAAAAGTAATCCATCTGCAACTGCATTAAATTTGGGTAGCAACTGATGAGTGTGCTAATACCTGTCGAAAAGACACCGGCAGCTAAAAATAAAGAGAATTGACTGCTGACATTTGCCTGTTTTTCATCGACATAGTTTTTTAGTGCTCTAAGCCTTGGGCGCTGGTGCATAAAAATCAACGCTCCAATGGGGGCGAGCATACTGATCAACAACAGAATTGGCGTTTTTGGTAACAGCTCATGCAGTATTAATACACTGGCCGCAAGCAATACCGGCATAAGTAAACTGTCACGACGCACTGGGTAGCCTTCAAACTTATCAAAGCCACTTCGATACACATCCCAAAAGCTGATCAGCACCAATGGCAATACCATCAGCAGACCAGGTACAACCACCTGCTGCCAATGCGCTCCCGGTGCATAGGTTAACGCGACACCGGTCGCGACAAAGAATGGCGACCAAAAAGCGGCGGCACAAAAGCTACGCATAACCAACGCTAATTGAGCATCGGTTAATTTTTCGTTCCGCTTTAATCGATCCGATACAACAAAAACCACCGACAGGTTAATAACCGCACCTAAAAGATGGGTACTAAACAGCGTTGACCAAAAACCTCGGCGGCCTTTTGGCAGCAGTTGGTTCTCTTGCTCTGGTGGATTTGCCAACGATAAAAACGACACCGCGACAAACATGGTCAACAACGGCATGTTA
Proteins encoded in this window:
- the katG gene encoding catalase/peroxidase HPI, translated to MTTENSMNKCPMHGGATSSDDTVMAWWPKALNLDILHQHDSKTNPMGEDFNYAEEVKKLDFAALKQDLLALMTDSQEWWPADWGHYGGLMIRMTWHAAGSYRTMDGRGGASTGNQRFAPLNSWPDNANLDKARRLLWPIKQKYGNKLSWADLIAYAGTVAYESMGLKTFGFGFGREDIWHPEKDTYWGSEKEWLAPTGAEGSRYTGERDLENPLAAVMMGLIYVNPEGVDGNPDPLKTAHDMRVTFERMAMNDEETVALTAGGHTVGKTHGNGDAALLGPDPEAEDLEAQGMGWLNKTKRGIGRNTVTSGLEGAWTTHPTKWDNGFFEMLFKHEWELKKSPAGAWQWEPVDIAEEDKPVDVEDDSIRHNPMMTDADMALKVDPEYRKISEKFMQDPAYFDEVFARAWFKLTHRDMGPKARYIGPEVPAEDLIWQDPIPAGKADYDVDAVKAKIAAAGLSIAELVATAWDSARTFRGSDVRGGANGARIRLAPQKDWQGNEPERLAKVLAVYESIANETGVSIADIIVLGGNLGVEQAAKAAGKAVKVPFAPGRGDASPEQTDIESFEVLEPLHDGYRNFLKADYAVKPEEMLLDRTQLMGLTAVEMTVLVGGMRVLGTNYGGTKHGVFTDREGSLTNDFFINLVDMNYNWVPTGKNSYQIQHRKTGETKWTATRADLVFGSNSILRAYAELYAQSDSLDKFINDFVAAWVKVMNADRFDLTA
- a CDS encoding LysR family transcriptional regulator → MWLKTFCTLVELGHFTRTAERLHMTQSGVSQHVRKLEQQLGAELLVREAKRFHLSDAGERLYRESQSVLQSLVDLQQVAEDSAYEGRVRVMSPGSVGLKLYPKLLQLQQRYPGLVIDYRFAPNAEVEKAMQASTLDVGFMTARSTLADIACTEVATEALQLVTPAHIEQPDWATLQALGFIDHPDGSHHANLLLSANYPEFQHIKWLEHKGFSNQIGMILEPVSMGLGFTVLPEHAVEAFAEVEKIRVQPLPTPVNETLYLCVHRHRSLARRMQTVIDEAMSWL
- a CDS encoding lactoylglutathione lyase family protein, producing the protein MNTTYPRSISHIGISVPDLEAAVKFYTEVMGWYLIMEPTDIEEDDSAIGEMCSDVFGSGWGGFRIAHLSTGDRIGVEIFQFKNQTNPEDNFEYWKTGVFHYCVQDPNLEELAERIVAAGGKKRMEKPRYYYPGEKPYRMIYMEDPFGNILEIYSHSYELTYSDGAY
- a CDS encoding GGDEF domain-containing protein — protein: MTGDQSQHVLVEKSAFAIMSGTMFITAVRPIIVDQHIIFTWLGILYSVLSIILYFIIDKTKKSSASKYWVIGFGFAELFPLLLLSGGVNSPFIFILPIIPLMVGLLSNTRVAVSLMIFIFLFVLVVLRIDDYLPNYSPVIADENHSRARAFWLIVACIISTGFAAEFSRLNQTLNSSLYKQANMDELTELPNRRSILAYLTHACLRARDKQKPLTVMMLDVDFFKKINDQYGHLIGDKALIHIADILQSHSRSETDGLGRYGGEEFLIVLPNVGRVAAQHIADKILKTIESTPLAVNGIEIKLTATIGYYSSKEDEDVSVEAILSYADQALYLGKKLGRNRSEYFLSTLT
- a CDS encoding polysaccharide lyase family 7 protein — its product is MRISKHIMGLAATALVATGCGSMSKVDYSEMNPADKFDLSNWKITIPMDGDGNGKIDEIKVADIQTYSHPDFFYLTKKGEMVFAAPNKAITTANSSNTRSELRQMLRGTNTSFGTKSPENNFTLPENPKGVLFGGKMNATLAVHHVAENAGHPEKPPAFSVVVGQIHAMKDDKQIAEGNGFGYGNEPLKIYYKKFPGHKYGSVFWNYERNLEKNDPNRTDIAFPVWGNTWENPEDPGKAGIALGDEFSYEVNVYGSMMYLTFSAPKKETVKYAIDLANNVDPYGEVDELDNPRGYAEDFMYYKAGAYNQCSTKDAEGIWYAACPGTGDWETDKANGDYVDVRFSELTLTEATAP
- a CDS encoding phospholipase D-like domain-containing protein, yielding MHFNFRSIALCISIALLLPSLSTAKLPDGVNIESESIFITDAQIDFLYDLTVNIEAPQTEEDEEPELKERLLHQEIFDNVYQVIDNAEQFLVLDMFLFMHDPKGNEELLPLAETLKNNLVAKRQAMPTLPIYFITDEFNTFYRSYNNPLLVELEQAGVEIIYTDMTETPYPNRTVSWVTNITVKPFGLPDYDGGWLPGPVSEEKVAMRSMIRLLDFKANHRKLIISEQEAMIMSANPHTASSLHSNVGIRVQSTELVQAMLQSEQAIAEFSDGQIPIEFTPTTSTGDIEIKYVTENQIEQSVLTTIEQAKKGDRIDIGMFYFSRRSIIKQLKKAAERGVIIELVLDANKDAFGREKSGIPNRQTAYELEKKGIAIHWYNTHGEQFHSKIFMYQSNHNSVVILGSGNYTKRNLGNYNLEANLYVDSPNTSQFTQEVAQYFNEIKLHSLPFEAYRSWSPIKRGIYRFQEWSGLSTF
- a CDS encoding pilus assembly FimT family protein; this translates as MFKKNKGFTLTELVLVIVILSIIVALAVPRFVNSMKRDTRIALLKGMEGTVKTAAELVRKQAVVNGKTTGQDSIEINGAAITIHSGYPIGHWMYSMRYLINQDSVVFLTAAKVCELEWCGRGYQKITPSGVRSTEGRIVKVYPYGFSWNDECGVYYVNHQDGREPVIGLETDDC